A portion of the Acidisarcina polymorpha genome contains these proteins:
- a CDS encoding Mrp/NBP35 family ATP-binding protein: MAASTHGVAPTPQSLPGVANIVAIGSGKGGVGKTTLAVNLAVALAKLGHKVGLIDADIYGPNVPLMMGSGKQPRILEGNMIEPILAHGVKVISIGFISPGDKPMVMRGPMLHQIIRQFLQQVEWGELDFLLVDLPPGTGDVVISLVQTVPLTGAVVVSTPSDVSLQDARKALEMFHQVNVEVLGIVENMSHFTCPHCHQEIDIFSKGGADRMARQFSIAFLGSIELDPEIRHGGDTGLPVALAGEGSPQGDQFFKVAKQVAALAVAQSAKTRDVLEIS; the protein is encoded by the coding sequence ATGGCAGCATCTACCCACGGCGTCGCGCCCACCCCCCAATCTCTTCCCGGAGTCGCGAATATCGTCGCAATCGGCTCTGGCAAAGGCGGCGTCGGCAAGACCACTTTGGCAGTCAATCTAGCCGTCGCGCTCGCTAAACTCGGCCATAAGGTCGGCCTCATCGACGCCGACATCTACGGCCCTAATGTCCCGCTGATGATGGGTTCCGGCAAACAGCCCCGCATTCTTGAGGGCAACATGATCGAGCCGATCCTGGCACACGGCGTGAAAGTAATCTCAATCGGCTTCATCTCCCCGGGCGACAAGCCCATGGTCATGCGCGGGCCGATGCTTCACCAGATCATCCGCCAGTTTCTTCAGCAGGTTGAGTGGGGCGAACTCGACTTCCTGCTGGTCGACCTGCCCCCTGGAACCGGCGACGTCGTGATTTCGCTCGTCCAGACTGTGCCACTCACTGGCGCCGTCGTGGTCTCGACCCCGTCTGATGTCTCCCTACAGGACGCGCGCAAAGCCCTCGAGATGTTTCATCAAGTCAATGTCGAAGTCTTGGGCATTGTTGAGAACATGAGCCACTTTACCTGCCCGCATTGCCATCAGGAGATCGACATCTTCTCCAAGGGGGGCGCCGACCGCATGGCCCGGCAATTCAGCATCGCTTTCCTGGGATCGATAGAGCTCGACCCGGAGATCCGGCACGGCGGCGACACCGGGCTTCCGGTAGCTCTCGCTGGCGAAGGTTCGCCTCAAGGAGATCAGTTCTTCAAAGTAGCCAAGCAGGTCGCCGCATTGGCAGTGGCTCAGTCTGCCAAGACTCGGGATGTGCTCGAGATCAGTTAG
- a CDS encoding LON peptidase substrate-binding domain-containing protein, with amino-acid sequence MKIPLFPLDVVLFPGAPLPLHIFEDRYKEMVTSCIERQMPFGVVRAQSEGLAVVGCTAQIVTVLQQYADGRMDILCEGGERFEIELLDTSQAYLQAEVDRFLDLGEESSREERAQCTALHLEVMELIGLNDNQASPRNLAIDLDAPVSFTLAWTLPADLNFKQELLVTRSDAERTAKLLAFYNAILPKLRRGAQTSRASGRNGHVM; translated from the coding sequence ATGAAGATCCCCCTGTTCCCGCTCGACGTGGTGCTCTTTCCCGGAGCGCCGCTGCCATTGCACATTTTTGAGGACCGCTACAAGGAGATGGTGACTAGCTGTATCGAGCGGCAAATGCCGTTCGGAGTTGTCCGTGCGCAAAGCGAAGGGCTTGCGGTCGTAGGTTGCACGGCTCAAATCGTAACCGTGCTTCAGCAATATGCCGACGGACGGATGGACATTCTCTGCGAAGGCGGCGAGCGTTTTGAGATCGAATTGTTGGACACTTCACAGGCTTACCTGCAGGCCGAAGTGGATCGCTTCCTCGATCTTGGCGAAGAATCCAGCCGCGAAGAGCGTGCGCAATGTACCGCTCTCCATCTCGAAGTCATGGAGTTGATCGGGTTGAACGATAATCAAGCCTCGCCGCGGAATCTCGCGATTGATCTCGATGCGCCGGTTTCTTTCACCCTTGCCTGGACACTGCCGGCTGACCTTAACTTCAAACAGGAGTTGCTGGTCACGCGTTCCGATGCGGAGCGGACGGCAAAGCTACTGGCCTTCTACAACGCGATCCTGCCCAAGCTGCGGCGTGGCGCGCAGACTTCCCGGGCGTCGGGCCGCAATGGGCATGTCATGTAG
- a CDS encoding DUF4932 domain-containing protein, which translates to MRSFLRQFRCTSCLSFSLLLAAIGAAGQNNETPAASASSSQAPRQPVPPKPPALVDPAGPAISLETSEALFDVAIALNTCGYDQELESSDPLRQRIRDELNQYLQGSAEARDARDRVCTYIAGHRLADSGRDLAQYISLALYLTPPPELTPSVDLTEMPPDSTQVVEILPLLRSFAEAAQLHVIWVANRNAYEEEVNRLHDPLTKMILATNLYLKMPAGGYDGRRFLVVIEPLLAPSQTNARVYGTDYVVVASPVNGSINMQQVRHTYLHYEIEPLLFARASSMDRLLPLLKSVREAPLDYTFRSDIVALTIESMIRAVEARTLDTGIPEVKAPTPDLRRVDLERADRERTAYLQKVGAARQQAVDTAMSQGYVLTQYFYDAFGSFERDSASLKESIGEMVYGMDVESQISRAKHVQFSKTGTSDVVTHASRQLHGLDLAEMKLIKGDKAGAAQLAQAAIDQKSGDPAYADYILGQVALLSGNMDDAQARFGDAVRLSKDPRTLAWAHIYLGRIHDVEEEREQAVAEYKAALTVRDGQADTKQAAEKGLKQPFALPHQADSSDEGTSPAPVKPK; encoded by the coding sequence ATGCGGTCTTTCTTGCGTCAGTTTCGTTGTACTAGCTGTTTGTCGTTTTCGCTTCTGTTAGCCGCGATTGGCGCGGCTGGCCAGAACAACGAGACTCCGGCAGCCAGTGCTTCGTCTTCGCAAGCGCCAAGACAGCCGGTACCGCCGAAGCCGCCTGCGCTGGTCGATCCCGCCGGGCCGGCGATCAGCCTGGAGACCAGCGAAGCCCTCTTTGATGTTGCCATTGCGCTGAATACCTGTGGTTATGACCAGGAACTGGAGAGCTCTGACCCGCTCCGTCAGCGGATCCGCGACGAGTTAAACCAGTATCTGCAGGGGTCAGCGGAGGCGCGCGATGCGCGGGACCGGGTTTGCACTTATATTGCCGGACACCGGCTCGCCGATTCGGGTCGCGATCTGGCTCAGTATATCTCCCTCGCGCTCTATCTGACGCCACCTCCTGAACTCACACCCAGTGTCGATCTCACCGAGATGCCGCCGGATTCAACCCAGGTGGTGGAGATCCTTCCCTTGCTGCGCAGCTTCGCCGAGGCTGCGCAACTCCATGTCATCTGGGTAGCAAACCGCAACGCCTATGAGGAAGAAGTCAACCGGCTGCATGACCCCTTGACCAAGATGATCCTGGCCACGAATCTCTACTTGAAGATGCCTGCGGGTGGATACGACGGCCGGCGCTTCCTGGTGGTGATTGAGCCGCTGCTCGCACCAAGCCAAACCAACGCACGCGTCTATGGAACAGATTATGTTGTGGTCGCCTCGCCGGTAAATGGAAGCATCAACATGCAGCAGGTCAGGCACACCTATCTTCATTATGAGATTGAGCCGCTGCTGTTTGCCCGCGCTTCGTCCATGGATCGGCTGCTGCCATTATTGAAATCGGTGCGCGAAGCGCCACTGGATTACACCTTCCGCAGCGATATCGTGGCGCTGACGATTGAGTCGATGATTCGGGCAGTTGAGGCGCGAACGCTGGATACGGGCATTCCCGAGGTCAAGGCGCCTACCCCCGATCTTCGCCGCGTCGATCTTGAGCGCGCTGATCGCGAGCGCACCGCCTATCTGCAAAAAGTCGGCGCCGCCCGCCAGCAAGCCGTGGATACGGCCATGTCTCAGGGGTATGTGCTCACCCAGTATTTCTATGACGCGTTCGGGTCCTTTGAGCGCGATTCCGCCAGCTTGAAGGAAAGCATCGGCGAAATGGTCTACGGTATGGATGTCGAGAGCCAGATCAGTCGCGCCAAGCATGTCCAGTTCTCGAAGACTGGCACGTCGGATGTGGTGACTCATGCTTCACGACAGTTACATGGCCTTGACCTTGCCGAAATGAAGCTCATCAAGGGAGACAAGGCGGGCGCCGCGCAACTGGCGCAGGCGGCTATCGACCAAAAATCCGGCGATCCAGCTTACGCCGATTACATCCTGGGCCAGGTGGCGCTGCTCAGCGGCAATATGGATGACGCTCAGGCGCGGTTCGGGGACGCGGTGCGGCTCTCGAAGGACCCGAGAACGCTGGCCTGGGCGCATATTTATCTCGGCCGCATCCACGACGTCGAGGAAGAGCGGGAGCAGGCGGTGGCGGAGTATAAAGCTGCTCTGACGGTCCGCGACGGCCAAGCGGATACGAAGCAGGCAGCGGAAAAGGGCTTAAAGCAGCCCTTTGCTCTGCCGCATCAGGCGGATTCCTCGGATGAGGGAACCAGCCCCGCGCCGGTTAAGCCAAAGTAG
- a CDS encoding beta-glucosidase H, whose product MMLGIKRVVSSMCAFAAISLGVGSCFAQSAPSADAILGKMTPEQKIDYIGGTGFAIRAEPELGLPALEMSDGPVGVRSNSGFRSTTYAGGIGLAATWNPELAEEVGAGIGKDARARGIHFMLGPGVNIYRSPRNGRNFEYFGEDPFLSAAMAVGYIDGMQKQGVSSTVKHYLGNNSEFLRHDSDSIIDERSLREIYMPAFEAAVKKAHVGAIMDSYNLTNGQHMTQNSYFNTEIARKEWGFNGVVMSDWVATYDGVAAANGGLDIEMPTGAFMNRKNLLPALKDGRVKQATIDEKVRHIVDTANRFGWLAPGYQQTDLSLSTYDLNNQEVALNAAREGIVLLKNEGKLLPLDKTKVKTILVVGPDAYPAVPVGGGSAGVVPFHGVSDLEGIAGYLGNNAVVYYERGLPTIPDLAAQTNFTTTAHGGKAGLIVQSFNNAELSGPAATTKTISHINSAGFTWQTMTEDMDTILALFSSGAKHEVSRRWIGYYTAKTSGTYEIGVQSSGEGAGSRVYLDDKLIIDDWRLCRAFQPTLTVQLSAGPHKVVVEDNQTSMFGGRIRLAIADQATLVSAAAKTLAAKADVVVVAAGFDQDSESEGSDRTFGLPFGQEELIKEISAANKNTIVAVTSGGNVDSLAWLDKVPAYLEQWYGGEGSGRALAEVLFGDVNPSGHLPATFERKAEDNPTFANYYPEGDSKKVTYKEGIFVGYRGYEKNGVKPLFPFGYGLSYTTFKYGNLTVNQDGGSGGNYTVAFDVTNTGDRAGATVAQVYVADDHTSIAHAAKQLKGFSKVNLKPGETQHLSVTLDARAFAYYDVSAKRWRVSPGNFGILVGESSVDLPLSGSVSVSAAENATLQ is encoded by the coding sequence GTCGGATGGGCCGGTGGGGGTTCGCAGCAACTCCGGATTCAGATCGACGACCTATGCGGGAGGAATCGGTCTCGCCGCCACCTGGAATCCAGAGCTGGCCGAGGAGGTGGGCGCAGGGATTGGCAAGGATGCGCGGGCACGAGGCATTCACTTCATGTTAGGGCCGGGTGTCAATATCTACCGGTCACCGCGAAACGGCCGCAACTTCGAGTACTTCGGAGAGGATCCGTTTCTCTCTGCGGCGATGGCGGTCGGCTATATCGATGGAATGCAGAAACAAGGAGTCAGTTCGACGGTAAAGCACTATCTCGGCAACAACTCGGAATTTTTGCGGCACGATTCTGATTCGATCATCGACGAACGAAGTCTGCGGGAGATTTACATGCCCGCTTTTGAAGCGGCGGTCAAGAAGGCCCATGTTGGCGCGATCATGGACTCCTACAACCTCACCAACGGCCAGCATATGACCCAGAACAGCTACTTCAACACAGAAATTGCGCGGAAGGAGTGGGGATTCAACGGGGTGGTCATGTCCGATTGGGTGGCGACCTATGACGGCGTAGCGGCGGCGAACGGCGGCCTCGACATTGAGATGCCGACCGGTGCATTCATGAACCGCAAGAACCTTCTTCCTGCGCTCAAAGACGGCAGGGTGAAACAGGCGACGATCGACGAGAAGGTCCGCCATATTGTAGACACCGCAAACCGTTTCGGATGGTTAGCCCCGGGGTATCAGCAGACCGACCTCTCGCTTTCGACCTACGATCTCAATAACCAGGAAGTTGCCCTCAATGCGGCTCGAGAAGGCATCGTGCTGCTTAAAAATGAAGGCAAACTTCTGCCGCTCGACAAGACAAAGGTCAAGACCATCCTGGTTGTTGGACCGGACGCCTATCCGGCGGTGCCAGTTGGTGGCGGCAGTGCGGGCGTCGTTCCGTTTCATGGAGTCAGCGACCTGGAAGGCATAGCCGGATACCTCGGCAACAACGCCGTGGTCTACTATGAGCGCGGTCTGCCGACGATTCCCGATCTCGCTGCTCAGACGAACTTCACAACGACCGCACATGGCGGCAAGGCTGGCCTGATTGTGCAAAGCTTCAACAACGCGGAGCTCTCGGGACCGGCGGCGACGACGAAGACCATCTCTCACATTAATAGCGCCGGCTTCACCTGGCAGACCATGACGGAAGATATGGACACCATACTGGCGCTCTTTTCTTCGGGAGCTAAGCACGAGGTGTCCCGCCGTTGGATAGGCTACTACACGGCGAAAACGTCTGGGACCTACGAAATCGGAGTGCAGAGCTCAGGTGAGGGAGCAGGCAGTCGCGTTTATCTGGACGACAAGCTCATCATCGATGACTGGAGGTTGTGCCGCGCCTTTCAGCCGACGCTCACGGTTCAGCTCTCGGCCGGCCCGCATAAGGTGGTTGTCGAGGACAACCAGACTTCAATGTTTGGCGGCCGCATACGGCTGGCGATCGCCGACCAGGCAACGCTCGTCAGCGCAGCAGCAAAGACCCTGGCGGCGAAAGCCGATGTAGTCGTGGTCGCCGCTGGATTCGACCAGGACAGCGAATCGGAGGGGAGCGATCGCACCTTTGGCCTGCCTTTTGGCCAGGAGGAACTGATCAAGGAAATCTCCGCGGCCAACAAAAACACAATTGTCGCGGTGACTTCCGGCGGGAATGTCGACTCTTTGGCATGGCTGGACAAGGTTCCCGCTTACCTTGAGCAGTGGTATGGCGGTGAGGGGAGTGGAAGGGCTTTAGCGGAGGTTTTGTTCGGTGACGTCAATCCTTCCGGACATCTTCCAGCCACATTTGAACGCAAGGCTGAGGACAATCCTACTTTTGCGAATTATTACCCCGAGGGAGATTCGAAGAAAGTCACCTACAAGGAAGGAATCTTTGTTGGATATCGCGGGTATGAAAAGAACGGCGTAAAACCGCTCTTTCCTTTCGGCTATGGTCTGTCCTACACCACCTTCAAGTATGGCAACTTGACGGTGAACCAGGATGGCGGTTCCGGCGGGAACTACACCGTCGCCTTCGATGTCACAAATACCGGAGATCGCGCTGGCGCGACGGTCGCGCAGGTATATGTGGCCGACGATCACACCAGCATCGCGCATGCAGCCAAGCAGTTAAAGGGCTTCAGCAAGGTCAACCTCAAACCGGGAGAGACCCAACATTTGTCAGTGACCCTCGATGCGCGGGCCTTCGCGTACTACGATGTTTCGGCGAAACGCTGGAGGGTTTCGCCAGGGAACTTCGGAATACTGGTCGGCGAATCGTCGGTTGATCTTCCGCTGTCGGGTTCAGTCTCGGTATCCGCGGCGGAAAACGCGACTTTGCAATAA
- a CDS encoding tetratricopeptide repeat protein — MDKIAMLKEILAQQPADAFARYGLAMAYASEGDAGTAVAEFDRLLAEHPDYTAGYFMAGQTLAKAGRTDEAKSRLREGIASAQRTGNQHALNEMQQLLDELEGQV, encoded by the coding sequence ATGGACAAGATTGCGATGTTGAAGGAGATCCTCGCCCAGCAGCCCGCCGATGCTTTCGCGCGATATGGCTTGGCCATGGCTTACGCATCGGAAGGCGATGCAGGAACCGCAGTAGCGGAGTTCGACCGGTTGCTCGCCGAGCATCCCGACTATACTGCAGGGTATTTCATGGCCGGCCAGACGCTTGCGAAGGCTGGCCGGACCGATGAAGCGAAGAGCCGCCTGCGGGAAGGCATCGCTAGTGCGCAACGGACAGGGAACCAGCATGCCCTCAACGAGATGCAGCAACTGCTGGATGAACTCGAGGGCCAGGTCTAA
- a CDS encoding acyl-CoA thioesterase — translation MTELILPNDTNTLGNLLGGRLMHFIDLVGAMAAYRHSRTHVVTASMDHIDFIAPVHVGDLLILKSLLNRAFNTSMEVGVKVWVENTIVGTHRHVASAYLTFVAVDSQGRSVPVPKLLPETEEEIRRYEDAGRRRENRQREHERRMASKSSPNHQTTPPLTQAK, via the coding sequence ATGACCGAATTGATTCTGCCGAATGACACCAACACTCTCGGCAACCTGCTCGGCGGCCGATTGATGCACTTCATTGACCTCGTCGGCGCGATGGCTGCCTATCGCCACTCCCGGACTCATGTGGTTACGGCTTCCATGGACCATATCGACTTCATTGCACCTGTCCATGTCGGGGACCTGCTGATCCTCAAGTCACTGCTCAATCGCGCTTTTAACACTTCGATGGAGGTGGGCGTCAAGGTCTGGGTCGAAAATACGATCGTCGGCACTCATCGCCACGTCGCCTCGGCTTACCTCACTTTCGTGGCAGTGGATTCGCAAGGACGCAGCGTCCCGGTTCCCAAGCTCCTGCCGGAGACCGAGGAAGAGATTCGCCGCTACGAAGACGCCGGCCGACGGCGCGAAAATCGCCAGCGGGAACACGAGCGCCGCATGGCCAGCAAGTCCAGCCCCAACCACCAAACCACCCCCCCGCTCACTCAGGCTAAATAG